Proteins from a single region of Pyrus communis chromosome 6, drPyrComm1.1, whole genome shotgun sequence:
- the LOC137735957 gene encoding secreted RxLR effector protein 161-like — protein sequence MNESKPCDTSSLSYNRLLKDDGQPYGNPNLYKSIVGALQYLTFTKPDFAFSVHHVYQFMQNPMVAHFTAMKRILRYLKGVMHLGISYNLGDLSLTAFSDVAWAGDPNDRRSTTGLVVFLGPNPVSWFSKRQQTVSKSSTKAEYRALSTTFAELDWIKQLLVFMLDPISKAPVLFCDNMSTIALSFNLVQHQMTKHIEIDVHFVRERVAK from the coding sequence ATGAATGAGTCAAAACCTTGTGATACTTCATCTCTATCCTATAATAGATTGCTTAAAGATGATGGTCAGCCTTATGGAAACCCCAATTTGTACAAAAGCATTGTAGGAGCATTGCAATATCTCACTTTCACCAAGCCTGATTTTGCATTTTCTGTGCATCATGTCTACCAGTTTATGCAGAATCCAATGGTTGCCCATTTCACAGCTATGAAGAGAATCCTGAGGTACTTAAAGGGAGTAATGCACTTGGGAATTAGTTATAATCTAGGAGATTTGAGTTTAACAGCATTCAGTGATGTTGCTTGGGCAGGAGACCCAAATGATCGAAGATCCACTACTGGATTAGTTGTATTTCTTGGACCAAATCCTGTGTCTTGGTTTTCTAAGAGACAACAAACTGTTTCCAAGTCCTCCACTAAAGCTGAATATCGTGCCTTGTCTACTACCTTTGCTGAACTGGATTGGATCAAACAATTACTTGTGTTTATGCTTGATCCCATTTCTAAAGCTCCAGTATTATTTTGTGACAATATGTCTACCATTGCTCTCTCATTCAATCTGGTTCAACATCAAATGACAAAGCATATTGAGATTGATGTTCATTTTGTTAGGGAAAGAGTGGCAAAATAG